Genomic DNA from Excalfactoria chinensis isolate bCotChi1 chromosome 22, bCotChi1.hap2, whole genome shotgun sequence:
GATGAATGACTCACAGAAGGAGCTCGGGCTCGTGAATTAAAGACAGCGGGATCCCAGGTGGGGCTGGATGGAGGCTTTGGTGAAAGACGGAGCCGTGTTtcggctgcagctgctgcccgtTCGGTCTGGGCTGCTCCGGGTGCGCCGTTCTTTATCGCTGCGCTCTGAGTCAGCGCGGTGCTCCTGGGGGACGCCGCTGCTCcgcttcccagcacagcaaagggaaaattCCTTCCTCTCGGCGCTGCCCTCCCGCATCTCGCTCCTATTGATCCCTGCAGAAGCGATGGATCCTTCCTGCGCTAATGATGCTCAGCTGCACATGCGGGACCCGGAGCTGCCGACCCCAGAGCGCACGGAGGGTCCGCTCTTATTTCTTcgctttccttttccctttcctgcgggccggcagcagagcagggagcagcgATACCCGAGCTGCGGGCAGGGATACGGGCAGGGATACGGGCAGGGACGGGGCAGCGCGGCTCTCCGGCACACGGCGGCCCCGGAGGGCGGCAGCAGACGGAAGGGCCGTCCCGTTCCATCCCGacccgccccgcaccgccccgtCCCCGCCCCATCCCGGCCATGGCGGCGGCGTTCCGTGCGTTGCGGATCCTCCTGgggcttttcttccttctcgCGGGCTCCGTGAAGCTCTCGGAGCGGCTCTCGGCCGACACGCACCGCCATATGGTGAGGGGGGTCCCGGGGGGCTCCGCTCCTCACGGAGCTCCGCGTGGGCGGCGTTACCGGAGCCGTGCCCGGCGCTGTGCTCTCCAGCAGGAGCAGTTCGTGCGCTTCGCAGAGGTGTTTCCCCTCCGGGACTTCGGCTTCGCTCCCTCTCCCGGTCCGTACCTGACCGCCGTCGGTGCGGTGGAGGCGGCGGCCGGGCTGCTCCTCGCCTTCGGGccgcagctgctgcaggagatcAGCAACTTCGTGCTCAGCGTCGTCATGATCGGTGCGTGAAAGGCGGCCGGGGGGTGTTGGCAGGGGATGCCCTCCGCCGCCCTTCGCCCCGTCTCAGCGTCCCGTTGCCCTCCCCAGGTGCCATTTACACGCTGCTGGTGCTGCGGGAGCCGCTGGCCATGTGTGCCCCCGCCACGCTGAGCCtcgggctgctgctgctgctcaacGTCCGCGGGCACGCAGCCCCCACCAAGGCCAAGGCGGAGTGAGCCGGGACGGAGGGAGGACGGCAGTGCTGGAGGGGGGGAGGCTGCGGCCCTTTGGTGCCGTCGGGGTGGGTTTAGCAGTAACACTGTGAGGCTGCTGTGTGACGTCCCGGCTGTGGGATGGATGGTGACCGTGGTGCTGCCATcggtgctgggctggggtggCTCCTGGGGGGGTTGTGGGACTTTGGAATAAAGcctctgctgttgtttttcatgctttttttctgcctcctccttttCCGACCCCCTCCACGCTGAGCTGCAGGACCGGGGGGGTCCCTGAGGTGTGGCGGGGGGTGGTGGGCTGCTGGAGCAGCGCTTGGGGATGATGGCAATGGGGGTGTCATGCAGGGGCAATGTCAGCATAGGATGGGAGCCCTGCAGTCACCCTGCAATGCGCCGGGCTGCTCGCTGCACACCCAGGTGGGACAGCAGCTGTGTCCCCACCCCGGCCCTATTCAGCAGTGCTTCTTGAggaccctgctctgctggggtGCTGCATCCAGAGCCCCGTGGTGACAGCTGGGCAGAGCCCCGAGGTCCTGTTGGAACCCTGAGCATCTGCCAGCAAAGGAGCTGGGACACCTATGGGGCAAATTGATCACAGCACGTTCAGCGTCCCCACAGGGACAGGCACCCTGACCCAAAACAGCACCCCAGCATTGCCGTATGAGGCAGTGGGGAGGGGGCCTGGGGCACTACTCCCACTGAATCCCCCTTTGAAGCAAACAAAGGCACAAAGAGGTGGATGCCAGCTTTGATCCCATTTTGGTCgcctcttcctccccctccttccccccagcTGTTGAGTGCAGAAACTTGACCTCCACTGCTTTCATGTGGGGCCTGGGAAATGGGCCCGGAGGGTCCCTTGGTGCCCCCATCCTCCCCAGCCCACGCTGGCGTGGGGGTCTTAGCATGGCTCCAGTGTGGCCTCCCCCATTACAAACACACGCAGGTGCCTCCCCCCTCTGACTGCGCTCACCCTTATGGGGGCTGGAAATTAAGCACCCCCAGCCCACCCAGAGCATTTAAAGCTCCATGCAGCCCGGCTCTGCCAGACAacttggagcagctggaggggACGCGTGGTAAGCAATCAGCTCAGTGTGactgcagcatcctgctgagcagGGGTGGGATGGAGCTTGGGACGATGCCCTGAGTATGGGGTGCAGGACTGGGTGGGTGCATCCCCTATTTGGCAgtaaaagggaaaggaaacGGGGAGTGTTAAGGGATCTGAGGGTCTGCAAGGCAGCTCAGGACTCCTGGATGAGGCCTGCATTGGTACAGTGTTGGATGTTGCACCGAGTCTGGCTCTGCTGTACTGGGAACCACCCGCTGGGTGACTCAGAGCTGTCACTGTGATGTGGGCAGCTGTGATGAGAGGTGaaactgctgcagttctgtgctaTGGGGATCACAACAGGGAGAGGTTTTCTATGCCCAGAACTGGAGGACAGTGATGAATCCATGGGTGCACCGTGCTGGAAgagccctgcagggctggggctaCAAACCTGACCCCTTCCCATCATGTGCTCATATGCATGCTGACTtctgggtgggatgtggggcGATGGGGGCACAACAGAGCAGGGGGGGGGTCAGCATTACacctcacagcactgagctggagCCAATACAGCACCTCCAGGTGCCGCTgtctgcagctcagccccatggCTGTGGTGCAGCTGTGCCTGCCGCTCTCAGAGCGCGCCATGCTGGCTGCATGGATGGAGGCCTgggagggggggtgggaggggaagaTTGTCCCTGCGGAGCCGAGCCAAGCCTTGTGCTGCACGCTGTCTCTGCAGGACCCTGGCATGAACATCTCGGCGCCGGCCGCGTGCGTGCCCAGCGACCCGGTGCAGTTTGTGCTGCTGCCCGTTGTGTATTGCCTGGTGCTGTGCGTGGGGCTGCCGGGTAACCTGGCGGCCTTGCTGGTCTTCCTGCAGCACGGCAAAGTACGCAAAGCCGTCCGCATCTACCTCATCAACCTGACAATGGCCGACATCCTCTTCAACCTCACGCTGCCCCTCTGGATCCCCTATTACCTGGCTGGGGGGGACTGGCTGCTGCCAGAGGTCGCGTGCCGCTTGGCCGGGGCTGCTTATTACCTGGCGACCTACAGCGCCGTCACCTTCATGGCGCTCATCAGCCTGGATCGGCTCGGCGCGGTGCGGCGGGCGCTGCCGTTGGTGGGGCGCCGTGGGGCGGCGTTGGCGTGCGGTGCAGCGTGGCTGCTGggcctgggctgtgctgcaccaGCTCTCACCGCCCGGCAAACCTCTCCGGCACGTGCCGGGGCCACCGCCTGCTTCGAGCAGCACACGCGGCAGCAGACCTACGCCTACGCCATGGTGGCTTTCTTTGCTGTCGCCTTCGTGGTGGTGCTGGGCTCTTACACCTCCATTGCCTGCTCGCTGTCCAGCACCGCCGTCCCCTCCCCGGGCTCGCACCGTCAGCAGGCCCGCGCCAtggtgctggggatgctgctggtgtTTGCGGTGTGCGTGGCCCCCTACCACCTGACGTTGGCCCCCTGGGTGGGCAGTCGGCCCCCCACGCCGCCCTGTGGACCCCCGGCTGCTCTGGATGTGCTGCACGTGCTGAGCGTGGCTCTGCTCAGCCTCAACAGCTGCCTCGACCCCCTCGTCTATTGCTTCTGCATCCGACGCTTCCGCGCTGACCTGAGACAGACGCTGCGTGCAGCCACTCATTGCCTCCCCCTGTCCCCATCCGCCCCCCACGGCTCAGCTCCCAGCGGCCGTGCCATCTCCTTCACCTCCACGTAGGGCTGGGGGGGTCCTTGGGAGCAGCCGGGGGGGGCTCCAACCTCACACCCCTATCTCCATCCACCCCCGTTGTGCTCTCAGCACATCCCCGTGCAGTGTGGGCGTGTGGTTCCCTTCTCACATACGCACAGCACAGTGGTGCCATCCCCAGCAGCCACGAGCCACGGTGGGGAGGGGCATATCGGGGTTCCATCCCCTCCTGGGGGTCCTTCACCCGCTGGGCTGCACACCACTGAATATACAGCACCGGTACGAGTAGGGCCGTCCCGCTCCGTGCCCTCAGCACCACTCCTCTGCCGggattaaaaatgaatgagcCAACAGCTGTCCGCTTCTCTTTACCCAACGCTGGGACGCAGCCGGACAAGGGCAGCCCCAACCCCCCCCCGGTTCCCACCCGTGGGCCtcgaaccccccccccctccccgcgcCGTCTCTCCCCGGGGAGCCCTCTCGCTCGGCGGGGGCGGCAGAGGCGGTGCGGGGCCGTGGGCGGTGCGGGGGCGGCAGATGGTGTTTTCCAGCCCcgtttctttctgctgctgcttcgcATCCCCGGCACCGTGCGAACGTGAGCGGTGGGCGCTGCTCTGCGGCCGGGTGGGCTCCGGGGggaacggggggggggggggatgatgTAGGGGATGGGGGTAGATGAGGGCACGGGCTGCCCCACACCTGGGGATCTCAGCCCCCTAAGCAGGGCTCTCGGCACGGTAGGTGCTTTGGGAGGACGTAGAGGCAGagggtgggggaagaggggcTGCGCGGGGTCCTGCTGCTACCGCATGGCCTCAGCCCCCAGCCGTGCCCCCGGCAACCCCAAAACCCGTGTCTTGCTCCCCTCATCTCGCACATCCCGCTGGGGaagctgctgtgggcagaggggCTGCACCGCAGGTATGTGGGCGCTGCGGTGGGGGCTCTCCACGTGCCGCAAACCGAAGCCATGTGGGTGACAGCGGCCTGCCCAAGGACCGCAGTGCTGGGATGTGGGCACAGAGCGCTGGGATGTGGCTGCTCTAAAAAACCCGACAATTTAAGGGCAAAACAAAAGCCCTCAAtgacagctccagcagctcacacAGATCGTGCCATCGCCCCGTGCCCGGACTGCTGGGTGGTTTTGGGGTCAGGACAAGGCGCTGCCACTTTGTGCCACCGCCGCCACGGCGCGCAGCGAGGCGTCCTCCGCCCCATTGTTCCGCTGCACTTGTCCCCTGCGCCTGCcgtaattattattattagcaaatTACAGCGCCTGGCACGAGGGCCTCTGCGAGAGGGCGGCTGCTGCCGGCATTGTCTGGGGGGGTAGCCGAGCCCTTCGGGGCTTCAAGGGAGGGTAAAGGGGGGTCCCGGGAGGACAGCCCGCTGGTGGGAGGGACCCCCAGGGCGCGCAGCTGCCCTTCCCCGCGAACGGCCCCGCGGGTTCCCCCTCCCGGCCCGGCTGAGCCGCACCGGAGCGGGGGGTCGCGGGGCGCCGGGAGGCGGCGGCAGAGCCGCACCGGAGCCATCTttgcgccgccgccgccgccgcctcccgctcTGATTCCCGGGGAAAATCCACCGCCGCGTCTTGGCTGCGCCTCGGCGgccgcgctccgctccgcgctGCACTGCGGGGCCGCCGCCACTCGCATGCTGCCTCCCGCCGCGCACCCACGCGCGGGGCGCCGGCCCTTGCCGAGCCGAGCCCAGCAGAACCGTGCCGAGCCGAACCGGGCCGAGCCGTGCCCAGCCCCGCAGCTCCGGGCCGTCGGGGGGCCGCCCGGCACCGGTCGCGGGATGTAGGCGGCGGAGAGGGGTAAGGGCGGTGGGCTCCGGGGGTACCGGGTGGGAGCCGGTGGTCGCGGAGGGGCATCGCGGTGGGCGCCGGGGGGGTTGTCCGGGGTTGGTGCCCGGGGCGGGACGCGGCCGGGGGATGCTCGCGGTGCTCCCGGCGGCCCCTTTGCTTCTCCTCCCGTTCGGTTCCCGCAGCCGCTCCCTGCGCGGTATCCCGCGGGGGACGGTGTCAGCGCAGCTGCGGGGTCGGGGAACGCgttggggctgagctggggctggagcGGAGCTGGGAGCTGCCGGGTGGGTCGGGGTGTTCACAGGCACCGCAGTGAGATGCTCGGTGCCCACCCGAGGGCCGCTCGGTGCTGCTGCGTGGGGGCAGCGATGGGAAGGGTGAGGATGGAGCATCCAGCATCACCCACCCCCTGGGCACGGGAGGCTGTGCCATCGATGCAGCCATCCCTTGGACGTGGTCCCGGTTCTCACCTGGTTCTGAGGGCTCAAATGGGGTTTGGGCAGGCCCAGTCCCCCCCCAGCTCGGGGGTCTCACTCCTCGGCAGTCGTGGAGCTGGCAGCATGAGGGCTCTGGGGCTGTATGACAGCTGTATCCCACCAGGTGGGTGCAGGCCAGGGACTGCCGTGGGGCTGCGGCTCTCAGTGTGTTTCCAGGCTTTGTGGTCCATCCCAGGGGATCTGGGTCCCTCTCTTCTCTCATATCCTTCCTTCCCCTGGATAATCAGATTTTATTCCTCCACCTTGTGCCAAACCTGCAGAGCGAGTCGGTGCTGGGATCGTTCAGCTTTCCCACCCTGTGACACTCAGCCCCACATGTCACCCCCTTCatggggctgagcaggaggGGCTGGAGTGATGCATGGGCAACAGCAACCCAGGCCAAGAGCTGAAGGCCTCCCTCACTGTAAATGGGGGCAGGATTCGGCCGGCAGTGCAGATTCCCCTTTAGGAAATGGATGTCATTTCCTGTCTATCTCAGTCCCTCGCCTcccagctctgagcatcctccCCACGCGGCCTTTGAGGACACGCGGCCGCGGGCattgctgctgggagctgcgcACACGAGGCATGCCATCCCTTCTGCAAAGTGTTTTGTCAactgctggcagggctggggggaaagaaaactgccatcaaagtgcagagctgctcagctgtggggAGGCATCACTCCCAGCTGCAATACCCCACTGGTGGCACATTTTGGAGGGGAGGGTGAGGGATGCTGCGGCGCACAGGggctcctcctctgcctccccATTGGCAGCTTAGGGCAGAGCCCATTTGTGGGGTCCCCATGGCTGTGTCCTCCTGCATGGACAGGATCCAGCCCTGTGGGTTTGGTGCCCATGTGCTGCCGTGGGGCTCCAGCTCCAGGTTTTGCAGGCGCTCGCCTCTCTTTGATCTGCTGAGCTGAAACCCTGGATCCCACCGAGGCAGAAATTGGGATCTGGAGCCAAAGGTGACTCTTGGCCCTTGTTTCTATCACGGGTGAAGCTAAAATCTGGAGGAGAGCGATGCGAAGGGCCTGGATTCAGCTTGGGAGCAGAACGCGTGGCGTGTGCTCCTTCTGACCATAAAATTGGATTTCCTTAAATAGCACATAGAGCCCCAAACCCCGGCAGGGACCGAATGACAGGTCAACAGGGGTGTGGAAGTCCCACCACGATCCTGGCTGCCTGCTCTGAGCCGTTGGCAGCgagtaataatagtaatataCGATGCCATTGCCTGGGAGAGCGCGGGGCTGGGAGCTAAGAATAGCAGCAGACGTGCTGCAGGCGGGGGGGGGCCGGGATGCACAGGTGGATGGGTCCCAGCAATGGGTGGATGGAGGTGGCTGGAGCATCCCTCACGCAGCCTGCAGTGTGGGGTAAATGATGGGATGGGGAAACGTGGAGCGATCCTCGGGGTTGTGGACCAGCTCTGTGCCCATCGGAGCATCCCTGGGGCTTTGCAGACCCAGTGCTGACGATgggggcacagagcagaggggttgggctgcttgctgccagctgtggcAGCCGCACGTGGCAGCAGAACTGGTGCCCATCAGATTAAAGAGAATTAATTTGTGCTTTCCACGTTTCTGCAGGACCGGGGGGTGCTCTGGTGTCCCCCACCCTGCAAGCAGATGTGCTTCAGCATCTCCCCATGCACAAAGCCTTCCCTAAATCCCAGTTCGATTTGGCAtgtttccccccaccccccctccagCTCACTCCTCCCCAAATGCTGGAGTTGGAACGAGCCATGACATGGTTTCTAATCAGCTTCTGAATTCATATTTCTCTTGGCTCTCTTTGGAGGAGGCTTTTCAAAGCCTTTGTCTGATGCCGCCCGAGCTCTGCAGTTCTCGATGCCTGAGCAGCTCAGCGCTGCTCATGGGAGCATCCAGGAGACCCTACACAAACAAagtgctgtctgcagcagggaacTCACGAGGACTCACCAACAGCACCCAGCGATGCTGCCAAGAGTGGGAGCAGAGGCAATGCCTCCCCACCaccacctgcagccccaggagcagtgctgggctcctggcactgctgctggcacccATTGCAATGCTGCACTGCTCCCGTGCCCAGCGCCGTGTGCCCATCTTGGCCCGGCTCCGCTGCGCCCGG
This window encodes:
- the TMEM35B gene encoding transmembrane protein 35B isoform X1; this translates as MAAAFRALRILLGLFFLLAGSVKLSERLSADTHRHMQEQFVRFAEVFPLRDFGFAPSPGPYLTAVGAVEAAAGLLLAFGPQLLQEISNFVLSVVMIGAIYTLLVLREPLAMCAPATLSLGLLLLLNVRGHAAPTKAKAE
- the LOC140261864 gene encoding platelet-activating factor receptor-like, encoding MAVVQLCLPLSERAMLAAWMEAWEGGWEGKIVPAEPSQALCCTLSLQDPGMNISAPAACVPSDPVQFVLLPVVYCLVLCVGLPGNLAALLVFLQHGKVRKAVRIYLINLTMADILFNLTLPLWIPYYLAGGDWLLPEVACRLAGAAYYLATYSAVTFMALISLDRLGAVRRALPLVGRRGAALACGAAWLLGLGCAAPALTARQTSPARAGATACFEQHTRQQTYAYAMVAFFAVAFVVVLGSYTSIACSLSSTAVPSPGSHRQQARAMVLGMLLVFAVCVAPYHLTLAPWVGSRPPTPPCGPPAALDVLHVLSVALLSLNSCLDPLVYCFCIRRFRADLRQTLRAATHCLPLSPSAPHGSAPSGRAISFTST
- the TMEM35B gene encoding transmembrane protein 35B isoform X2, with amino-acid sequence MAAAFRALRILLGLFFLLAGSVKLSERLSADTHRHMEQFVRFAEVFPLRDFGFAPSPGPYLTAVGAVEAAAGLLLAFGPQLLQEISNFVLSVVMIGAIYTLLVLREPLAMCAPATLSLGLLLLLNVRGHAAPTKAKAE